Proteins encoded by one window of Candidatus Binatia bacterium:
- a CDS encoding amidase, with protein sequence MNELLSLSLTDLIERLRTRAVSPVELMTATLDRIAGTHAELNAVVALRDRDTLLAGARAAEARMGRGEGRPLEGVPLGVKDLEDVAGLVTSHGSLPFRDQVATCSSTQVERLEAAGAIVVGKTNAPEFGYTAITKNLVYGVTRSPWNLAHTPGGSSGGSAAALAGGVLPLVTASDGGGSIRIPASFVGAFGLKPSFGRVPRGPFQQWEYGDTAVFGPLTKTVEDAALVLDQIAGPSPYDPNSLPSPGHSYAETVRQPLDRGLRIGFSPDLGYAVVQSDVAAAVAEAVRVFGQLGHRVETVEDGPPQLGREWAIIGAFELATLL encoded by the coding sequence ATGAACGAACTGCTGAGCCTATCCCTGACCGACCTGATCGAGCGTCTGCGCACGCGCGCCGTCTCGCCCGTCGAGCTGATGACCGCAACGCTCGATCGCATCGCGGGCACGCATGCGGAGTTGAACGCAGTCGTCGCCTTGCGCGATCGGGATACCCTGCTTGCCGGAGCGCGAGCCGCGGAAGCGCGCATGGGGCGCGGCGAGGGGCGCCCGCTCGAAGGCGTCCCGCTGGGCGTGAAAGATCTCGAGGACGTTGCCGGCCTGGTTACCTCGCACGGCTCGCTCCCGTTTCGCGACCAGGTCGCGACGTGCAGTTCGACGCAGGTGGAACGGCTTGAGGCCGCCGGGGCAATCGTCGTCGGCAAGACCAACGCGCCGGAGTTCGGCTACACGGCAATTACCAAGAACTTGGTCTACGGCGTTACCCGCTCGCCGTGGAATCTCGCGCACACGCCGGGGGGGTCGAGCGGCGGCTCGGCGGCGGCGCTCGCGGGCGGCGTACTGCCGCTGGTGACCGCGAGCGACGGGGGCGGCTCGATTCGCATTCCGGCCAGCTTCGTCGGCGCGTTCGGCCTCAAACCGTCGTTCGGCCGGGTGCCGCGCGGACCGTTCCAACAGTGGGAGTACGGCGACACGGCGGTCTTCGGTCCGCTGACGAAGACCGTGGAAGACGCCGCGCTGGTCCTCGATCAGATTGCCGGACCGTCGCCTTACGATCCCAACAGTCTGCCGTCGCCGGGGCACTCGTACGCGGAGACCGTCCGGCAACCGCTGGATCGCGGCCTGCGCATCGGCTTCTCTCCCGATCTGGGGTATGCGGTGGTGCAGTCCGACGTCGCCGCCGCGGTTGCCGAGGCGGTACGCGTGTTTGGCCAGCTCGGCCACCGCGTCGAAACCGTCGAGGACGGACCGCCGCAGCTCGGTCGCGAGTGGGCGATCATCGGCGCCTTCGAATTGGCCACCCTGCTGTGA